One stretch of Pseudomonadota bacterium DNA includes these proteins:
- a CDS encoding cupin domain-containing protein, with protein sequence MSAGEVNADFSERVRCDTGAMEWQPSPVAGVWRKRLELSGPAESGRVTSLVRFDPGAQFPTHGHPDGEEILVLDGTFSDEDGDYPKGTFLLNPDGSHHTPYSADGCLLFVKLRQFPGAGRAPVQVDTLSAPWKGTGVSGINQLALHHDKANGEKISLYRLTPGCEVSEHTHPGGEEIFILEGGLEDQYGRYAQGCWGRSPAGSHHWAKSETGCLFYGKLGHLS encoded by the coding sequence ATGTCGGCAGGCGAGGTGAATGCGGATTTCTCAGAGCGTGTAAGGTGCGATACGGGCGCCATGGAGTGGCAACCAAGCCCCGTTGCCGGTGTGTGGCGCAAGCGCCTGGAATTGTCGGGCCCGGCAGAATCCGGACGCGTCACGTCTCTCGTGCGCTTCGACCCCGGCGCGCAATTTCCCACCCATGGCCATCCCGATGGCGAGGAAATATTAGTGCTCGACGGCACGTTCAGTGATGAAGACGGCGACTACCCCAAGGGTACGTTCCTGCTCAATCCGGACGGCTCGCACCACACGCCTTATTCCGCAGATGGCTGCCTGCTGTTCGTCAAACTGCGCCAATTCCCGGGCGCCGGACGCGCGCCGGTGCAGGTCGACACATTGAGCGCGCCGTGGAAGGGAACCGGAGTCTCCGGCATCAACCAATTGGCACTCCACCATGATAAAGCCAACGGCGAGAAGATCAGCCTTTACCGCCTGACGCCTGGCTGTGAAGTATCCGAGCACACGCATCCCGGCGGCGAAGAAATATTCATCCTGGAGGGCGGGCTAGAGGACCAATATGGACGCTACGCGCAGGGTTGCTGGGGACGCAGCCCCGCCGGCAGCCACCATTGGGCCAAATCCGAAACCGGCTGCCTGTTCTACGGCAAGCT